The DNA window CCGAGCGCCGGCGATCGCGACCGGTCTGGCGACCTCGCGGCCGGACCTGTCGGTGTGGGTGATCACCGGTGACGGTGACGGCCTGTCGATCGGCGGCAACCACCTGATCCACGCGCTGCGGCGTAACGTGAATCTGAAGATCCTGCTGTTCAACAACCGGATCTACGGGCTGACGAAGGGCCAGTACTCGCCGACGTCCGAGCTGGGCAAGGTCACCAAGTCGACGCCGTTCGGCTCGCTGGACGCTCCGTTCAACCCGGTGTCGCTGGCACTGGGCGCCGAGGCGACGTTCGTGGCCCGGACGTTCGACACCGACCGTCAGCACCTCACCTCCGTGCTGCGCGCGGCGGTCTCCCACCGCGGCGCCTCGCTGGTGGAGATCTACCAGAACTGCAACATCTACAACGACGGCGCCTTCGACCTGCTGAAGGACCGGGACACCTCGGCCGAGGCCGTGATCCGCCTCACCCACGGCGAGCCCATCCGCTTCGGCGCCTCGAACGAGCACGGCGTGATCCGCGACCCATCGTCCGGCGCACTCCGCGTGGCCGAGGTCGCCGAGGTCGGCGAAGACGCGGTCCTGGTCCACGACGCGTACGCCGACGACCCCACCACAGCCTTCGGCCTCTCCCGCCTCTCCGACCCGCAAACCCTCAACCGCACCCCCGTCGGCATCTTCCGCCAGGTCGACCGCCCCACCTACGACGACCTCGCCCGCGACCAGCTCGAGCAAGCCACCGCCAAGAAGGGCCCCGGCGACCTAGGAGCCCTCTTGACCGGATCCGACACCTGGACCGTGAACTAGCTACCACTGCCGATCGCGAGCCGGGCATGGGCTCCGACCTCTCCGGAAGGATGCTGCCCATGGATCACGATGAGCTTGTTCGGAGGTTCGCGGCGTTGACGACGGCGCATGTCGCGGATGGGTGTGTGCGGGCTTCGGTTGCTGTGCGGTGTGGGCCGGCGGGGCTGCGGCCGGTCTCCGCTGGGGACAGGCTGGTCGGGCGGGTGTTGCCCGCGCGGCATGCGGGGAGTGTGGATGTCTTCCTGGAGGCGTTCGAGTCCGCCGAGCCTGGCGATGTGCTGGTGGCCGACAACGCCGGGCGTCTTGATGAGGCCTGCGTGGGCGACCTCGTCGTCGCCGACGCACGGGCGGCCGGCGTCTCCGGGGTGCTGATCTGGGGACTGCACCGCGACACCGCCGACGTCCAGGCGATCGGGCTGCCGGTGTTCAGCCTCGGCGCCGTGCCTACCGGACCGTTGCGGCTCGACCCACGAGCTGACGATGCTCTCGAGGCGGCAACCGTGGGCGAGTGGACGGTAGGCCGCGACGACCTGGTGTTCGCCGACGACGATGGTGCGCTGTTCGTGCCGGCCGACCGGGCCGCGGACGTTCTCGACCTGGCCGAGACCATCCGCGACACCGAACACCGGCAGGCCGAACGGATCCGCACCGGCGAGGCGACGTTGCGCGAGCAGGTACGGTTCACCGAGTTTCTCCAGCGCCGTAAGGACAATCCCAGCCTCACCCTGCGCGAACACCTCCGCGACGTCGGCGGCGCTATCGAGGTGTGACGCCGCTCAGGTAGTCCTCGACGTCGGCCGGCTCGTCGGTGACGAGACCGACGTACCCGTCCGGCCGCACCAGCACGATCGGCGCCTCGTAGACGTCCGTCACGTAGGTCGGCACGCCCACCGTGGTCGGCAACGGTGCGTGGGTGAGCAACGTCCACTCACCACCGCGGAACAGGTCGAACAGCCGGCCCTCCGCGATCACGCCGTCCGGCGCCCGGTCGCCCGCGCGCAGCGAGCCGACGTCGACGGCGTCGCGCGACAGCGGTCGGCCGCGGTACGACACGTCGAGCTGCCGAGTCTCCTCGCCGCGCTCATGCGCGTCCGCATCGCCGTCGGTGTACTTCTTCAGCAACGCCGCGCTGATCCCGAGCACCCGAGCGGCGTTCGGCAACCGCTCCCCCTCGTATGTCTCCACCAGGGCAGCCGGCGCGCCAGCCAGCACCGCGGCGAGCTTCCAGCCGAGGTTGAACCCGTCCTGCACGCCGGTGTTGAGACCCTGCCCACCGGTCGGCGGATGCACGTGCGCCGCGTCGCCGGCGAGGAACACGCGACCGACGTGGAAGCGTTCGGCCATCCGCACGTTCGGACGCCAAACCGACAACCAGGTAAGGTTTTCCAGACGCAGATCGGCGCGGCCGGAGTACTTGTCAAGACGCTCTTGCAGGTACGCGAGGTCCGGCTCCCCGATCTCCTCGGTCAGCGGTGTCGCGTACACGAACGACGACTCGCCCTTACCAGCAAGCGGAGTCAGCCCGACGCCGACCTGCGCGCCCGAACCGTCGCCGAACCAGTGCCCGACCGCGTGGTCGAGCCCCGGGATGTCGACATCGGCCAGCACCACCCGGATCGAGTCGTCCGTGTCGCCGAGGAACCCGACACCGAGTCCCTTGCGCACGACCGACCGCCCACCGTCGGCGCCAACGAGGTAGCTCGCGCGGAGCTGCTCGTCCGCGCCGTCGCGCGCCACGGTCACCGCGACGCCGTCGCCGTCCTGCGCGAACGAGACCACCTCGGTCCCGAGCTCCACGACACCACCGTGCTCGAGGAGCCGCTCGCGGAGGATCTCCTCGGTGCGGTCCTGCGGGACGAGCCAGGGGTTCGGGTACGGCACCTCGGCGGTCGGCTCGAGCCGCTCGTACTGCCCGACCTCCCCCACGAAGGTCCCGTCCTGGTACGCGCGCATGGCCGGCGGCAGCTGCCCGGACTCGAGGATCCGGTCGAGCACGCCGAGCCGGTCGAACACCTCCAGCGTCCGCGGCTGCAGCCCGTCGCCGCGCGAACCCACCGCGTACGAGGTCGCCCGGTCGACGATCCGGAACGGCACCCCGCGGCGCGCCAGCTCGATCGCCACCGTGAGCCCGGTCGGGCCTGCCCCCGCGATCAGCACTGGATCGTTCATGGTCCACTCCTTAACAACGTTAAGTCCAACGCTGTCGACATTGCCTTAACGCTGTTAAGGTGTCAACCAGCGGAATGCAAAGGAGAAGGAAAGGCCGATGGCGCTGACCAAGCAGACCGTGGTGCGGACCGCGTTGGAGTTGCTCGACGAGGTCGGCCTCGACGGCCTGACGCTGCGCAAGCTCGCCGCGAAGCTGAACGTCCAGGCTCCGGCGCTGTACTGGCACTTCGCCAACAAGCAAGCCCTGCTGGACGAGATGGCGACGACGATGCTCGCCGACAGCCTGCGCACGATGGCGCCCCAGCAGGACGAGCTGAGCTGGGAGACCTGGGCCCGCACGTACGGCAGCAGCTATCGCCGGATGCTGCTCGAACATCGCGACGGGGCGAAGATGTTCAGCGGGACGTACCTCACCGACCGGTCGCTGTATGAGCCGATGGAGACGGTGATGGCGATGTTCGCGCGCGTCGCCAGCTCGATCGAGGAGGCCGTGATCGGGCTGACGACGATCAACTCGTATGTCGTCGGCTTCGTGATCGAAGAGCAGGCGGTCTATCCCAAGCCAGGCGAGCGGAACGACCAGTACGACCCCACCGACCGCGCCCGCCGCGTCGGCGACGAGCTCCCGCTGACCCAAGCCGCCGGCGAGCATATGTTCAGCGACCCCGACCGCCGCTTCGCCCGGGGTTTGGACCTGATCATCCGCGGCATGCAAGCCACCTACGAGCCGGCCCACAGCGCGGACTGACGCACCCGCCGGTCGTCCACAGCTTGCGCGCACTTCCCTAGCCGAAACGGGGTTCCTGGCCATGCTTGCCACGAGGTAAACCCCAGCCTGGATAGGGAAGTCGCCACCCCTGTGTAAACCAGATCGGTCGGCGGCGCGGGCGGTGTCGAGGCGGACCGGTGGTGCTTGATGTGGCGAGGCCTGTTGGGTCGGGGGCACCCTGGTCCGAACCTCCTCGAGCGAGGGGACCCTCCGCCCTTCGCGAAACTGTGGGGTTCTGGTCGCGACACGCCAGCGTGTCGCGACCAGAACCCCACAGTTTGATGCCACATGGTGGATGGGCCGGGCTATGGGACGAGGGGTCCCCTGACCCAAACCGCGGGGCCACGCTGGCTGTCGAGCCGACCCCGTGGTGCTGGCGTTGCGCAGGCTGACTGGGTCGGGGGCACCCTTGTCCGAACCTATGGGACCAGGGTGCCCCCGACCCAAACCACCGGCCACGATGGCGGTGGCGGGCAGCCGAGGGTGGGTGCGTGGGAGAGCCACAAGAAGAGCGCTCCGAGCCACTCCCTGCGATTCATCTGATGACCGGACGATGCCGTAGCCTGGCGGCATGGCGGGTGGGCAGGCGATGGGTGAGGGCCAGCGCGGAATTCTGTTCGGCGTCGGCGCCTATGCGGCTTGGGGGCTCTTCCCGCTCTACTGGACCCTCCTCGAGCCCGCCACCGCGTTCGAGATCCTCGCCCACCGGATCGTGTGGTCGCTCGTCTTCGTCGCCGGACTGCTCCTTGTCACCCGGCGCAACGGCTGGTGGACCGCCATGCGGGCGAGGCCGAGGACGGTCGCCTACCTCGCGATCGCGGCCGTGGTCATCGCGGTCAACTGGTTCGTCTACATCTGGGCCGTCAACCACGGCCACGTCGTCCAGACCAGCCTCGGCTACTACATCAACCCGCTCGTCACCGTTCTGCTCGGCGTCGCCCTCCTCCGCGAACGGCTCAACAGGACCCAGTGGATCGCGATGGCCGTCGCCGGCGCCGCGGTGGTGCTGCTGACCGTCGACTACGGCAAACCGCCGTGGATCTCGTTCTGCCTCGCGATCAGCTTCGCGATCTACGCCGTGTGCAAGAAGAAGGCGAATGCCGGCGCCATCGAGAGCCTCACGGTCGAGACCGCCGTCCTGATGCCCGTCGCGCTCGGCTACATCGTCTTCCTGCACGCCACCAGCCAGGCCACGTTCGGGCACCAAGGCATCGGCAAGGCGCTCCTGCTCATGTCCGCGGGCGTCATCACCGCGATTCCCCTCCTGCTCTTCGCCGGCGCCGCGACCAGAACGAGCATGGTCACGCTGGGCCTGCTGCAGTACCTCGCCCCGACGATTCAGCTGGTGATCGGCGTCGCGCTCTTCCACGAGCCGATGCCGCCGACACGACTCGCCGGTTTCGCGATCGTCTGGCTCGCGCTCGCGATCTTCACCTGGGACGGCTTGGCTCGCCGGCGGGCTTCAAGGCGAGCACCTGCCGGGCCATCGTCAGGAACAACTCCCGTCGTCGAGCAAGGGTGATCGGTCCCCACAACGACCGTTCCAACCCCGCGATCGCCGGGCTCATCGCGAAGCGCGCGACCCAGCGGTGCAGCCACTTCGGGTTCGGGCAATAGCGTCCCTCGGCGGCGAACCAGGCGACCAGCGTGTGCCGCAGCACCTTCCCCAACAGCTCGTGGAACAGCAGCCCATCGCCGCGCGAGGCACAGTCGCCGAGGTCGTGGTCGTACGACGACAGCTCGGCCGCGACCATCGTCAGCGACCGCGTCACCAGCTCCTCGGGGAACGTGGTCAGTTTGTCACGAATTGCCCCGGCTACCCCGTTCGTGTCCGCGAGCAGAGTCCCGTACACGAACCCCGAGACGGCGTACAGCGGCATCGGGAACGCCGCCTCCTCCCAGCCCCAGCCCTGCCGTACGTCGGAGAC is part of the Tenggerimyces flavus genome and encodes:
- a CDS encoding 2-oxoacid:ferredoxin oxidoreductase subunit beta, which encodes MTDTVNLGLPSLTGVPKADAPQTRKDFTSDQEVRWCPGCGDYAILAAMQGFLPELGVRRENVVFVSGIGCSSRFPYYLNTYGVHGIHGRAPAIATGLATSRPDLSVWVITGDGDGLSIGGNHLIHALRRNVNLKILLFNNRIYGLTKGQYSPTSELGKVTKSTPFGSLDAPFNPVSLALGAEATFVARTFDTDRQHLTSVLRAAVSHRGASLVEIYQNCNIYNDGAFDLLKDRDTSAEAVIRLTHGEPIRFGASNEHGVIRDPSSGALRVAEVAEVGEDAVLVHDAYADDPTTAFGLSRLSDPQTLNRTPVGIFRQVDRPTYDDLARDQLEQATAKKGPGDLGALLTGSDTWTVN
- a CDS encoding RraA family protein, with product MDHDELVRRFAALTTAHVADGCVRASVAVRCGPAGLRPVSAGDRLVGRVLPARHAGSVDVFLEAFESAEPGDVLVADNAGRLDEACVGDLVVADARAAGVSGVLIWGLHRDTADVQAIGLPVFSLGAVPTGPLRLDPRADDALEAATVGEWTVGRDDLVFADDDGALFVPADRAADVLDLAETIRDTEHRQAERIRTGEATLREQVRFTEFLQRRKDNPSLTLREHLRDVGGAIEV
- a CDS encoding FAD-dependent monooxygenase; the protein is MNDPVLIAGAGPTGLTVAIELARRGVPFRIVDRATSYAVGSRGDGLQPRTLEVFDRLGVLDRILESGQLPPAMRAYQDGTFVGEVGQYERLEPTAEVPYPNPWLVPQDRTEEILRERLLEHGGVVELGTEVVSFAQDGDGVAVTVARDGADEQLRASYLVGADGGRSVVRKGLGVGFLGDTDDSIRVVLADVDIPGLDHAVGHWFGDGSGAQVGVGLTPLAGKGESSFVYATPLTEEIGEPDLAYLQERLDKYSGRADLRLENLTWLSVWRPNVRMAERFHVGRVFLAGDAAHVHPPTGGQGLNTGVQDGFNLGWKLAAVLAGAPAALVETYEGERLPNAARVLGISAALLKKYTDGDADAHERGEETRQLDVSYRGRPLSRDAVDVGSLRAGDRAPDGVIAEGRLFDLFRGGEWTLLTHAPLPTTVGVPTYVTDVYEAPIVLVRPDGYVGLVTDEPADVEDYLSGVTPR
- a CDS encoding TetR/AcrR family transcriptional regulator C-terminal domain-containing protein, whose product is MALTKQTVVRTALELLDEVGLDGLTLRKLAAKLNVQAPALYWHFANKQALLDEMATTMLADSLRTMAPQQDELSWETWARTYGSSYRRMLLEHRDGAKMFSGTYLTDRSLYEPMETVMAMFARVASSIEEAVIGLTTINSYVVGFVIEEQAVYPKPGERNDQYDPTDRARRVGDELPLTQAAGEHMFSDPDRRFARGLDLIIRGMQATYEPAHSAD
- the rarD gene encoding EamA family transporter RarD codes for the protein MAGGQAMGEGQRGILFGVGAYAAWGLFPLYWTLLEPATAFEILAHRIVWSLVFVAGLLLVTRRNGWWTAMRARPRTVAYLAIAAVVIAVNWFVYIWAVNHGHVVQTSLGYYINPLVTVLLGVALLRERLNRTQWIAMAVAGAAVVLLTVDYGKPPWISFCLAISFAIYAVCKKKANAGAIESLTVETAVLMPVALGYIVFLHATSQATFGHQGIGKALLLMSAGVITAIPLLLFAGAATRTSMVTLGLLQYLAPTIQLVIGVALFHEPMPPTRLAGFAIVWLALAIFTWDGLARRRASRRAPAGPSSGTTPVVEQG
- a CDS encoding DUF4037 domain-containing protein, producing MDRTLEIAQRVIPAYRALGGLSFAYGHGSVVAGYTTTSALDLVIVWDRDEAPRLRGRPVRELNDSQRRPTSFDYQPGYVLDRFWVEGQRVEVAHRTRRTFESWVSDVRQGWGWEEAAFPMPLYAVSGFVYGTLLADTNGVAGAIRDKLTTFPEELVTRSLTMVAAELSSYDHDLGDCASRGDGLLFHELLGKVLRHTLVAWFAAEGRYCPNPKWLHRWVARFAMSPAIAGLERSLWGPITLARRRELFLTMARQVLALKPAGEPSRPR